One window of Leptospira andrefontaineae genomic DNA carries:
- a CDS encoding type II toxin-antitoxin system RelE/ParE family toxin: protein MTILTIYVSISKLIKSFENKDTEKVWKGVFVKSIPNQISEIALRKLRMINNSQSVENLKSPPGNKLELLSGNRKGQYSIRINDQWRICFRWHEQDAYDVEIVDYH, encoded by the coding sequence TTGACAATACTTACAATATATGTAAGTATTAGTAAATTGATCAAAAGTTTCGAGAATAAAGATACAGAAAAAGTCTGGAAAGGTGTATTTGTTAAATCGATTCCAAATCAGATTTCGGAAATAGCTCTTAGGAAATTGAGGATGATCAACAACTCTCAAAGTGTTGAAAATCTAAAATCACCGCCAGGCAATAAATTAGAGTTACTTTCAGGGAATAGAAAAGGGCAGTATAGCATAAGAATAAATGATCAATGGAGAATATGTTTTCGATGGCATGAGCAAGATGCCTACGATGTTGAGATTGTTGATTATCATTAA